The Actinomycetota bacterium region GTGAGGCGCTCTACGAAATGGCGGGCTACGTGAAGCGTGTGCTGTTCACGATTCTCACCGTGCTCATCGGCGTGGGAATTGTCGCGGGCTCCGTGTGGCTCCTCAGCAAGCGGCAGGCACAGCCCGAAGTGCTGGTCGCCAAGGTCATTGGAACGGCACCGACCCCTCAGGGTGATCTGCCGCACGCCACTCTCGATCTCTCGATCTATCCGCAAAGTTCTACAGCGGTTCCCGGTCCGACTTCCGGCGTCAATGCCGCGATCGACACTGACGGCTGGCCCTTCTACTGGCCATCCACCAGCCTGCAACTGCCAGCTCACTCACTGATCACAGTGACCGTCCACCAATACGACGGGGCGACGACGGTCTGGAATCCCTATTTCTCCACCGTTCATGGCACAGTCGATGGGACGGCCGTGTACAACGGCAAGACTCAGACAAAGATCGATCCGACCATGGTCGCCCACACCTTCACGATCCATCAGTATCCGCAGTCCACACAGCCCTACTTCTTCGTGAGCGTGCCGATGCTCGCAGTTGGCGACAACGCACCCAATCTGACCAACGGCTATCCGAAGGCGGAGGTCATCAGCTTCTCGTTCATCACCGGAGCACCTGGCGACTACATCTGGAACTGCGAGGACCCATGCGGCAACAGCTATGTGGACTTCGGCGGAGTCATGAGTGAACGAGGCTGGATGAGCGGAACGGTCACGGTGGTCTGATGTCCATTGACACCCCAACGCCAGAGCTCGACGAGCCTGAGGAGCCAACGAACCGTCCGGACGCGACCTACCGGTTACGCGAATGGCTGTCGCGTCCCTACGTGCGCCGCATCCTTGTCATCTTCGTGGTGCTGAACATCTTGATCCTGCCGATCGCCTGGCTCGTAGTCCACTTCATGGAGCTCACCGGTGGCCCAGCGTCATCGATCATGGTGGAACTCGAGCGCACCGTCTTCGTCTTCACGATCGTCTCGGCCCCATTGATGGCCATCACGGCAGCGATCCTCATCTACAGCCTTTTCGGCTGGGGACGCGTGACGGGCGAGGATCCACCGATGCAGGAGTCACCTGCGATTCGCACGAACGGCATCGCAGTTGTCCTGTGGATCACTGCAACGAGCGTGCTCGCTGCCTTCCTGGTGATCTGGGGTCTGGGCGAGCTCGCCAACATCACGGCCTTCGCGTACGGCTCCTCCCCCGCGAATCAGCAGCCGAATGCGACCAAGACGATCGACGTGAACGTGACCGCGCAGCAATGGCTCTGGACCTTTGAGTATCCAGATCAGGGCAAGGTGCAAAGCGATGTGCTCGTGGTTCCAGTGAACACGCCCTTGTACTTCAATGTGACTTCGAAGGACGTCGTCCACAACTTCTGGATCGTCGAGCTCGGAGTCAAGATCGATGCCAATCCCGGTGCTATCACCAATACGGGAGTGACCCCGAACAAGCTCGGCACCTTCAATATCCGCTGCGCAGAGCTTTGCGGACTTCATCACGCATACATGGAAACCACGATTGAGGTTGTCAGCAAGGCCCAATTCGACTCGTGGATCCGCGAACGAGGCGGGAGACGCACAGCATGAGCATGACTGCCGTGATCCACGAGCACCCTTCGGTGCCGCAGCCGCGCCAGCACGGTGGCGCCGGAGGCTTCCTTCGCCATACGAACATCTTCACCGGGGCGATCACTGGGGTGCTGCTGTCGACCGCCACCTACATGATCGGCTCGCGGCTGGTGCCCTGGGGAACTCAGGACGCCACTTTCCAGCAAGTCGGACTCAATGCACTGATCGGGGCAACCTTCGTCGCATGGGTCGTGGGATTCATGGCAGGAATCGGTGCATTCGCCGGTCCGATCCGATGGATGCTCGGCCACGACCTCACTCACGACGACTCCGAGTACATGGCTGGCAAGGGCCAGGGACACATGAAGTACTGGAAGTACACCACCGATCACAAGGTGGTGGGCATCCAATATCTGGTGATGGCGCTGGTGCTGTTCGGCTTCGGCGGCTTCTTCGCGATGCTGATCCGCACAGAGCTCGGTGTGACCTGGAGCGAAGTCTTCGACCCGAACTTCTACAACTCGATCATCGGCACCCATGGAATCGTGATGATCGTCGCGATGATCATCGTCGTTGCCGGGCCACTCGGAAACTTCATCATGCCGCTGATGATCGGCGCGCGCGATATGGCTTTCCCCCGATTGAATGCGCTCAGCTTCTGGCTGTTGTTCGCAGCAGTGCCACCACTGCTGGCCAATCTCTTGCTCGGTGGCATCCGCGATGGCTGGACGGTCTACCAGCCGCTGGGGACACAGGCGCCGATCGGCATGATCGGCTACCAGGTCTGCATCATCACCTTCGCATTCTCCACGGGTATCGCCGGCGTCAACCTGATCACCACCATCGTCACCATGCGAGCTCGAGGCATGACCTGGAACCGCGTGCCCATCTTCGTGGTCGGCATCCTGGCCGCCGCCATCATGGGCCTGATCTGGTTTCCCATGTTTCAGTACTCGCAGATCATGGCGATGAGTGATCGCGTCATCTCCACCTCCTTCTTCACGCCCCACGCCGGCGGCAGCGTCTGGCTCTACGAGAACCTGTTCTGGCTGCTGGGGCATCCTGAGGTCTACGTGATCGTCATCCCCGTCACGGCAGCGATGCTCGAACTGATGACAGTCTTCCTGCGCAAGCCGCTCTTCTCCTACAAGCTCGCGATCGCCGGCTTCGCTGGAGTGGTCGCTATCAGCGCCGTGGTCTGGGTCCACCACATGTACATGACCGGATTCGCTCCGGCCGCCGGATACCCCTTCATGCTGTCAACTGAACTGATCTCGATTCCCTTTGGATTCCTTGTGCTGGTGATGCTCGGAACCATGTGGCGCGGCAAGGTCTGGACTCGGCTGCCGATGATGGCGGTCTACGCGATGATCTGGTGCAAGATCATCGGCGGGATAACCGGGGTGTATCTCTCCGATGTTCCTGTCGATCAATTCATGCACGGCAGCATGTTCGTGGTCGCACACTTCCACTACATGCTCATGGGCGCTGGGCTCTTCGGCGCCATGGGAGCCATCGCTTACTGGTTCCCGAAGATGACCGGTCGCATGTTCGACGAGCGCATCGGATCGATCGGATTCTGGACTGCCTTCCTCGCCTTCCAGGTGACGTTCATGTCGATGTTCGTATCCGGACTGCAAGGCATGCCCCGTCGAGTGCTGCAGTTCGACAATGCCTTCAACATTGCCAACTGGATCTCGACGATCGGTGCCTACTTCATCGGCATCGGCATGCTGATCTTCCTGTACGCGATCTTCACCTCATGGCGCAGCGGCAAGGCCGCGCCGTCGAACCCCTGGGGCGCGAAGACTCTCGACTGGCAGACTCAGACGCCCGTGCCACTGGCAAACTTCCCGGTGCTGCCCGTAGTGACCGGCGATCCCTACGACTACGGCGTTCCTGATCCGTATCTGGCAGTCGATGCCGAACTTGCCAAGGACGACAACGAAAGCGTGGGAGCCCGATGAGCACGCAGACGCCGGCCCTCTACCCGACCACTGGTGAGCCTGTGGAGGTAAATGCCCGGCGCAATCGTCTTGGCGTATGGCTCTGCATAGTCTCCGATGCCACGGGAACCGTCGCGCTGCTGATTGCCTATTCGTACCTCTGGTCGTTGAACGTGAACAATGCGTGGGCCCCGCCGGGAAATACCTGGGCGCCAGCTTGGCCTTTCTGGGCGATCTTTCTCGGACTGGCACTGGCCACTGCCTGCATGTGGTGGGGAGTACGTGGCATTGCGCACGGACACACCGGCCGCCTCATCCTCGGTGCTGGTCTTTCAACTCTGCTGGTTCTCTTGGCTTTCATCGGGCAGCTCATACAGGTCTCAACTTTTCCATTTGGCCCAGCAGATGGCGCCTATGCCTCCGCCACCTTCTGGCTGGCACTGGCCACCTGTATCCATCTTTCGGTCGTGCTGTTCCTCACCCTGGCGATCATGATGCGCACCAGAGCTGGGCGCATTGCTCCCAATAACCACTCACACGCCCGCTTCGTGGCGATGTGGATGTCCTGGGTCTGCATTGCTGTTCTGATTGGCGCGGTCTGTGCAAGCACCATGACAGAAAGCCCGAACACCAACAGCCCGACCTTTGGCACCTTCCAGGAGTGAACTTCAAACTGGGAACGCGCCTTTGGTGGGGGCTGCCGGCCCTGCTCGTCTTGCTCTGGGCAGCCGGGCTGTTCACCATCAAGCAGTACCCGGGGCTGGCGACGCCGCCCGACTTCATCATGTGGGCATTGCCCAGCCTGCGCTTCGCGCGCGATGTTGCATCGATACTCACCGTTGGCTCGCTCCTTGTTGGGGGTCTGCTCCTGCTTCCCCAATCACGCCGAATCCTGAACTGGGCGATCGGGTGGGCACTGGTCTGGCTCGTCACACTCGTGGTGCTTCTTGTGAGCACGGTTTCGGAAGTGACTGCACTGACGCCCTTGCAGGCATTGGATCCGTCAATCTGGTGGCCATTCCTGACGGACACCTTGCCGGGTCGTGTGTTTGGCCTGCAGGCGATCGGAGTCGTGCTGGTGCTCGCTTTGAGCATGCTGGACGCGGGGAAGATCGTGCGGTGGATCTCGGCATGCATTGCCATCGCATCAGCCCTTGCACCGTCATTTCTCGGACACGGCGGTTTTTCCACCGCACACATCTCGCTGACGATCAGCTTGGCTGTGCACATTGCCGCAGCTTCGATCTGGATTGGCGCGCTGGCTGCGAGCCTTGCCTACCTCCTGAGTGAGCCTTCACGAGCCGCTGAGCTGCTTCCGCGTCTCAGTGTGCTTGCACTGTGGTGCGTGATCATTCTGGGCGAGGCAGGCTTGCTCAATGCCTCACTCCGCGTTGGTTCGGCGAGCCTGTTCGTCGGCACCTTGTATGGATCCCTTGTGCTGATCAAGGCTGTGCTGCTCGGCTGGCTTATCCGCTTGGGTTGGCTTCAGCGCACGCGCGTCGTCGGACAGATTCCGAACAACCGCCATCCTCTGGGTCCGCTCGGCCGATTCGCCGCCTGGGAATTCACACTGATGGGCATCGCTGTCGCCGTGGCCATCGTCTTGTCGCGCATCGGATTCGATGGCATTGGCAGCGGAGACGGCAGCTTCACTCCGCTGGCAATCCTGGCCATCGCTGTCCTCCTGCCTGCCTTGATCAGTGTCGTCTACCCGCTCAATGCCTCACGCGCACTGCTCAGGCACCTTCGCTCTTTTCCTGAGATTGCATCCGTTGCGCTGCTCGTTGTGATCGCCGAGGTGGCTGGACTTGGCTTGCTCAACTCTTGGCTTGGCGTCGAATTTGGCGTGATGGTGTCCAGCGTATTGCTGGCAAGCACTGCGTGGCTCTGGTGTTTGGCAATTGACGGGCCACGAAGGTGGAACGGGCTGATCGTCATGATGGTCGGATATCCGGCTGTCATCATCTTCGTGACGGCTGCTGCACCGGCAGGATCAAGCTGGCAGTTGAACTTGCTAAGCATTCTGGTAGCCGAAGGGGTCTTCCTCGCGCTAGCCGCAGACCGCACTCCAGACCCCGCGCAACGAGCTCAGCAGGTGATCAGTGTCTGACCCAAGAGATGCCAACATTCAAGAGCCCGAAGTCCCCGAGCAGCGAGGCCGCAATCGACGCGATATCTGGCAACTGCACATCCCTCTCGCATTTGGACTGCTGCTGTGCTCAGTGCTGACTGTGGTCGAAGTGCGACGCGCAACCGATGGAGTCTGGCGAGCTTGGGTGTACTCCTTTCAATGGCCCTTGATCGGTGCGGTGTGCATCTGGATTTGGTACCGCTATTGGAAAGAGGGCAGCCTCACTGAGAGTTTCGCCGCGAAATGGCGCCGCCGGATTGCCGGCTTGGAGGCAGAGTCCATTGCCGCAGATCACGAGACTGGGACGACGATGAGCACACCTGCGCAGCTTGATCCCCAACTTGAGCAGTGGCAGGAATACCTGCGAGCTTTGCATCGCAGCGATCCGCCGGGGCAAGCACCACAGGACTGAGGACTAGGACGAGGCCTCGGCCTGCACCCACTGAATCTTCATGCCGAGAGTGTCAGCCTGCTCGGTCCACGCAAGATTGCCCTCGCGGCTGGCGATGGCGATGCCATCAGCCTGCAAGCGCGCACATGTGTCGTCGAGATCTGGCACTGACAAGCAGAAGGAATCAAACTGATCGCGACGGACATCGTCCGCTGGGCGACGAGCTAGCCGGATGACGACATCGTGCATCTGCAGATCAATGACCTCCTCGCCTGCTGCTCGTGGCAGGCCATCAACGGCAGAGCAGTTGATGAGTGAGGTCAGCACCTCAGCGGACTTTGCAGGGTCGGCCACGGCCACAGTCATCCAGGCCACATTCGCACCTTGCACGACACTGTCCGCCGGCCGCGGAGGCATGAACGCGGCATCATCGCGGGGGTCCTTTGTGAACTCGGTGTCGGTGATCTCGATCAGCAGACCCGCAGTGTCAGCAGGATGGATGAAGAAGTGTCGTCCCGAGATGTCGACTCCAGTGATGCGGTATTCATAGCGTCGAAGCAGTGCTTCGGTCTTCCAGAAGTCTTCGACCGTCCAGGCCACCGAATGCAGGCCCGGACCGTTTCGAGCCACGAAGTGGCCAAGGGGCCCCACCTCATCATCCGCGGCGAAGATGCAGAAGGGCGTGGTACCGAGCCAGACCATCTCCGAGGCTGCCGCACCAGACTCACTGGCTGCTGGTCGGTCATGCCCGAAAGGGATGCCCTGCACCTGTCGCATTCCCGAATCGATCGACACTGCACCGAGCACGCGCTTCAGCCACGGCACGTAGGCGTCCTCCATGCGTGCGGCCAGTCCGAGCCGGTGAAAGTAGCCCGGCTCCACGGGTGGAGTGACAACTGTTCCATCCTGCGACATCGGCGAGTCTCCTTCTACGGTTGTTCTCCTGCTCGTGCAGCAGCGTAGGGCGAACTGTGCGGTTCTGTCCCGCGAGTGCGTGCGGCCATGCCACCCGACCGTGACATGCGAGGGTTCACCCATGAGTGCGGGTCTGCCAAGATCGGCGTTGCTGCTGTTCCGCGCCGCCCACCCTGCGCCTGCTCTGGCCGTGACCGTCGTCGTCTCGACCCTGGCCTGGCGGTCAGGCTGGCATTCGATTCCGCTCGCGCTCTTCGTTTTGGCGATGATTTCAGGACAGCTGAGTGTCGGTTGGAGCAACGATGCCCACGACGCCCACATGGACCAGGCCGCCGGCCGCATCGATAAGCCGGTTGTGGCTGCCGCATTGAGCGTTGGGCTGCTTTGGCGATGCGCAACTGTTGCAGTGGCCATCAGCGTGATTGCCTCCTTTGCCGCAGCTGGCCTGGCTGGCTCTTTCCATGTCGCGTCCTTAGCTGCGGCTTGGGCATACAACCTGCGGCTTTCCCGCACTCGCTGGTCATGGCTGCCATACGCCATCGCATTCGGTCTACTTCCGGCATTCATAACTGAAGGACTGGATCCCGCACATGCCCCGGCCATCTGGTCGATCGTGGTGTTCATGGCCATCGGCGTTGCCGCGCATCTGGCGAACGCGGCTCAGGATTCGACGACTGATGCTGAGTACGGCCATACCACCGCTGCCATCGCGCTCGGTGAACGGAACAGCAAAGTGCTGGCGCTCGCGCTGCTTCTTCTGGGAACTGCTCTGCTTGTGCGGCAACTCTGGGACTCCAATCCCGCGGTGGCTACCGCTGCTGGATTGCTCAGCGCCGCAATAGGGATCCTCGGCTACTTGAAGGCAGCCTTGTTCTTCAAAGCCATCTTGCTCATAGCCCTAGCGGACGCCGCCCTGCTTCTACTTTCGGATGTATCGATCATCAATTGAGCGGGCGAGCCAGCACAGGGACAACCACTTGATTGTGGAACATGATCGGTGACTTGTTCGCCGCAGACCAATACACAGCAGCGGGGGCCCCGGTGGAGTTGACCGTCAAGCGCATCGTTCCGTATCCCGTGCCTGAGTACTTGTTCGTGGTGCCTGCCATTGGCAGTGCGCGGGGGTCGGTGTAGCGGGAGTCGTATTGACCGTGGCCGGGGACTGCGGTGGAGTCATAGACGAACACCGCATAGGAGCCGTCCGAGAGCATCAGCGGAGGGCCGGCGATGATCACTGCGTGTCCGGGGTAGGACACCCCGCCCTTGACAGATCCGTACTGCACCTGCCCATTGAGCAGGATCTCGCCAGGGATGATCATGAGTTCGCCACCGGTCAGAGAGGCCACGGTTGGCACCGCGTTCCACGCCGGACCCGGTGTGCCCTTCAGGAATTGTGCCCACAGCGCCACATGGCCTGAGGCGTTGGTCGGGACATTCATCTGCGTGTGGAAGGCCGCGTAGGCGTTCGGAGTGGCCTGCTTCAGAGCCCAGTTGGTGAACCCGACGCAGTCCCAGTAGTAGATGCCCCCGGTGGGATTGATCGTGTACTTGTGCGTGTACTGGGTCTGCGTCATGGTCTGGAACACCTGCTGAGCCTCAGCAAGAAGTGGACCAGCCGAACCAGGGGCGGCTGGCCCCTGCACGGTGTTCGACGGCTTGCTTCCAGCCGGTGAAGCCGGAGGCGGACTCGGATTCGCCGATGCCGCCAAGGCCGAAGGCGCGACCAATACTGCGGCCAGCAATCCGGCCGTCAGGATCGCCGGGATCTTGAGTCGATTCATGACTGCACTCCTCGTCACAGCACCTTGGACAAAAAAACCTTCGTGCGCTCATGCTGTGGGTTGGCCAGAACATCGCGCGGGTGTCCTGATTCAACCACGACGCCGCCGTCGATGAATACCAGACTGTCTCCGACTTCTCTCGCGAATCCCATCTCGTGGGTGACCACGATCATGGTCATTCCGTCGATGGCAAGCTGCCTCATGACGTCGAGTACATCGCCAACCAATTCCGGATCCAAGGCCGACGTCGGCTCATCAAAGAGCATCAACTTGGGCTCCATCGCCAGCGCTCGAGCTATCGCAACACGCTGCTGCTGACCACCTGACAATTGACGTGGATATGAGTTCGCCTTATCGGCGAGCCCTACGCGTTCAAGCAAGGCCACCGCACGCCCGCGAACTCGTTCAGCTGGTTCACCCTTGACGCGCAGAGGAGCTTCCATGATGTTCTGAATTGCAGTCATGTGCGGAAAGAGATTGAACCGCTGAAAGACCATTCCGATCTCGCGTCGCTTCTTCGCTGCATCTCGATCACGAAGTTCATGGAGCTTGCCATTGAACTCGCGGTAGCCCACGAGTTCACCATCAACAGATAGTCGTCCGCCGTCCACCTTCTCAAGGTGATTGATACAGCGCAGGAATGTGGATTTTCCTGATCCTGATGGACCAACGAGACAGAACACTTCACCGCGTTGAACTTCGAGATCAATGCCCTTGAGTACTTCGAGTCCACCAAAGCGCTTGTACACGCCTTCGCTCTTGACCATTGGAATAGTCATCGCACACCGCTGTTCGGATCAAGAATCGTTGCCGAAGGTGATGGTGGAGATTGATGGAATTTGAACATGTTCCGACGCCAGCGCCGCAGGAAGGATTGCTCCACATGGCTGGACGAGCCGCGACCAAAGTGGCGCTCAATGTAGAACTGCCCAACAGTAAGCACCGAGGTGAGGATCAAGTACCAAATGCTTGCCACAATCAGCAATGGAATCGTCTGATAGGTGCGCGCATAAATCTGTTGCGTGTTGTAGAGCAACTCTGGAAGCGCAACCACGCTTACCAGTGAAGTGGTTTTCAACATGCTGATCACTTCGTTGCCAGTCGGCGGAATGATTACGCGCATCGCCTGCGGCAGCACAATCCGGCGCATCGTCTGTGCCCGACTCATGCCCAACGCCGACGAAGCCTCACCCTGTCCCTCATCGACAGATTGGATGCCAGCGCGAGCAATTTCAGCCATGTATGCGCCCTCGTTCAACCCCAGTCCCAACAACGCAGCCATGAATGGCGTGATGACATCGTTGGTATCCCAACTGGCAAAGGTCGGTCCGAATGGAATGCCAATGGACAGCATCGGGACAAGTGCAGCGAGGTTGAACCAGAAGATCAATTGCACCAGTACAGGCGTGCCGCGGAAGAACCAGATATAGGCCATCGCCACGTTCGAGAGAACAGGATTCGGCGACAGTCGCATCACCGCAAACACGACACCCAGTGCAACGCCCACGATCATTGCGATGACGGTTATCCAGATGGTGGCCCAGACTCCCTTGAGAATCTGGCTGTTGAACAAGAACTCCCAAACGACATCCCAGGAGAAGTTGGGATTGGTAGCCGCCATGTTGATGAACATCGCGACGAGCACGAGGATCACTGCAGTGGCGATCCAGCGGCCAGGATGACGCACGGGGACGGCCTTGATGGGCTCAACCGGTTGGGTCATTCCTGCTCCTCCCTGAGAAATGCCGATGGTGGGCGCCGCACTTGACGACACCCACCATCGCTAGTGACTAGGACTTCGGATTGACCTCAGCCGATGTCAGCGTGCTGGTCTCCAGGTCGTACTTGCCGGCAATTTCCTGGTAGCGGCCGCTGTCGATAAGAGACTGGATGGCTGCCTGGACTGCGGGTGCAAGCCCACTCTTCTTGTTCATGAGGACTCCAAGAAGCACGGAGTTCAGCGGGGTTCCAGCCGAGAGCTCGAACTTGCCGGATGAACCCTGAGCGATGGATGCCGCGTTCGCCGTATCAGAAATCAGCGAATCCACTCGGCCACTTGCCAGGGCAATCGGCATCTGATCAGAAGCAGCGATCACGGTGAGGGCGATCTCTGGCACTCCAGCATCCACACAGATCTTGTTGAGTTGGGGAATCGTCACGGTCTCCTGAGTGCTGCCCTTGAGCACACCGACCTTGGTGCCGCAGATCGACTTGTCCAAGGCGATGCCGTTCGGATTGCCTGTGGGCACGACGCCAGAATCACCTGAAGTCAAGTATGAGACGAAGTCGACCTGCTTCTCGCGCTCTGGGTTGATGGTGAAGGAGGAGATGCCCAGGTCATAGCGGTTGCTTTGGACTGAGGGGATGATTGAGTCGAAGGTCGCGTTCTTGATTTCAGGCGTCAGACCCATCAACGTGGCGATGTCGTTGGCCAGATCAATGTCAAAGCCAGTGAGCGTCGTGCCATCTGCCTCGGTGTACTCCATCGGGGGGTATCCAAGTTCGGTACCAATGCTCAAGGTTCCCGCTGACGCAATGTCTGCTGGCAGGAGTGCCTGAATTGCTGGGTCCACCGTGACTGCCGTAGAAGCAGCCGCACTTGAAGCAGCCGGAGAGGCCGTCGCATCAGCTGAGTCCGAACTGCTACAAGCAGCAAGGGTGAGAGCCAGCGACGCAGCGAGCACCACCGTGGCGCCGAACTGTGTCTTGCGCAATCCGAGCATGAATCCTCCTTCGTGCGACCGGGCACTGTGCCCGAACGATGGGGTTACCCCCGGGGGCTTGCCTTCTCAGCGATGAGAAGCCGTTCCATGACGCGACGTGCCTTCGCTATGCCGGCATTCTTGTCCTCGTCCAGCACCGTGGCGAGTCCTTCAATAGATTCCTGGGTCGCCCACTCTTGATCGACGGCGAAATTGCGGCTGAACGCGTAGTAGTACAGGGAATGATCCGCGTCAATTGGGGTGATTCCATTGAGCACCTTGATGAGATAGCCGTCTTCACGAGGCCGACCCGTTCCCGTGATTCCCGAATGCAGAATGTGAAAGCTTGGCGCGTGGAACTCGGTGCAGTGGAAGCCACCGTAAGGACCTTCAGTGTTCATCGTGCGGGCGTACAAGGGCGGAGCCTGAACTCCTGACATCAGCCGATCAACCGACTCCACATCACCATTTGCTTCCACTGTGACGCCATGTTCGACGATGTAGTCCTCACCCACCGTGGAGGTGTGCAAGACGGATCACTCATCCAGTGTGTGTCCGGGAGCTTCGACTCGTCGGCCTTTTCTGCATCACCCATCCAGATCCAAATCCAGCTGTCTTTTTCCACGAGTGGGAAGGGACGGACTGCCACACCCTTCGGAATGCGTTCCTGCGCCGGAATGTGGATGCAAACGCCTGTGCCGTCGTAGGTGAAACCGTGGTAGCCGCACGTAATTGCATTGTCTAGAACTGTTCCAGCCGAGAGCGGAAATCCTCGGTGCGCGCAGCGATCGCTTAAGGCATCGATCGTTCCATCTGACTTTCGATAGAGCACCACTGGAATTGTGCAGACTTCGCGTGGCGCCGGATCGCGCGCTATCTCATTGCCCGAGGCCACCACATCCCAAGCATCGTGAACAAACGTGAACCCTCCGTTGCTTTGACGTTACGCACATGACGCGTCAGCAATGTCGCTGTCGGAAGAGCTTTGGCTGGGCGCGTGAAGTTTCTATACCTCAAACTCTCCCGGAATCTAGAAAAGGTCTTAGGTCCGAATATGTTTGCTTATGGAGGCCAATGCTGTCATTCTGCAAGAAGAAAGTCGCGTCAACTCTGTTGATGGCTTTCTAGTTAGGAAATTCGACCGCGAGTCGCGGCAATCGGCGTCCAGAACCCGCGCTTTCTGATCGGCCTGCGTTAGAGTTCATCCGACCCTGTGTGTCTGGACGCATGGGGCGTCACATATGCGCGAAGAGGCGGTCATCATGAGCAGGAAATCAAGTACCCAAGGGATTCGTACTAGAAGGGTCAAGAGCCTGGTTGCTACAGGTATCTCGTTCGCCGCAATTGGTGGTTTGGTTGTGGCACTTTCAGGTGTAGCGCAAGCTGCAAGCGCTGTCGGACTCGGGACCGCGGATAGTTTTGTCGTTTTGGCAGGTGCGGGTGTTACCAACACCGGTGCAACGACCCTCAATGGTGACATTGGTACTTTCCCAACGACGACGATCACAGGCGTTGGATCCATGACGATCAATGGAACCAACCATGCTGGTGACTCCGTAACCCAAGGCGCAAAGGACGATTTGGTCACTGCCTACAACTCAGCAGCCGGACAGGCATCAACCCAAACCATCAGTGCAGATCTTGGTGGCACGACCCTTGTATCTGGTGTCTACACCTCAGCCTCATCGCTAGGTCTCACCGGCAATCTTACCCTGAATGCACTAGGCGACCCGAATGCAGTGTTCATCTTTCAGGCTGGATCAACTCTCACCACGGCTTCTGGCAGCAGCGTGTCATTGATCAACGGCGCTCAGGCCTGCAACGTCTTCTGGCAGGTTGGTAGTTCAGCAACACTGGGAACCGGCTCGACATTTCGTGGCACCATCTTGGCGCTCACCGACATCACCGTAACAACGGGAGTGAGCATCGAAGGCCGCGCTCTTGCGCGCAACGGTGCGGTCACTCTGGATACCAACACGATCTCAAGGCCCGGATGCTCAAATACCTCTTCTGGACCTCCTTCAGCGGAAATCGTCTATGCCGCAAATATTGGGCCACTAGCTCAAGGTCTGGTGTGTCCCTGGGGAGGCCAGTACAACGGCACCGGCCTCTGCATTGGCAGTGGAGCGAACCCATTGACAAACCCAAGCCCGACGGCAACTCCCACGGCAACCCCGACGGCAACCCCGACGGCAACCCCGACAGCAACCCCTCCAGGAGTGATTCCGACCCCGACAATCCGGCCGGTTCGTCAGCCTGTGGCAACTCATCGGCCTGTACCGGCGGCGCAAATTC contains the following coding sequences:
- a CDS encoding amino acid ABC transporter permease, translated to MTQPVEPIKAVPVRHPGRWIATAVILVLVAMFINMAATNPNFSWDVVWEFLFNSQILKGVWATIWITVIAMIVGVALGVVFAVMRLSPNPVLSNVAMAYIWFFRGTPVLVQLIFWFNLAALVPMLSIGIPFGPTFASWDTNDVITPFMAALLGLGLNEGAYMAEIARAGIQSVDEGQGEASSALGMSRAQTMRRIVLPQAMRVIIPPTGNEVISMLKTTSLVSVVALPELLYNTQQIYARTYQTIPLLIVASIWYLILTSVLTVGQFYIERHFGRGSSSHVEQSFLRRWRRNMFKFHQSPPSPSATILDPNSGVR
- a CDS encoding ABC transporter substrate-binding protein, which produces MLGLRKTQFGATVVLAASLALTLAACSSSDSADATASPAASSAAASTAVTVDPAIQALLPADIASAGTLSIGTELGYPPMEYTEADGTTLTGFDIDLANDIATLMGLTPEIKNATFDSIIPSVQSNRYDLGISSFTINPEREKQVDFVSYLTSGDSGVVPTGNPNGIALDKSICGTKVGVLKGSTQETVTIPQLNKICVDAGVPEIALTVIAASDQMPIALASGRVDSLISDTANAASIAQGSSGKFELSAGTPLNSVLLGVLMNKKSGLAPAVQAAIQSLIDSGRYQEIAGKYDLETSTLTSAEVNPKS
- a CDS encoding Rieske 2Fe-2S domain-containing protein, coding for MASGNEIARDPAPREVCTIPVVLYRKSDGTIDALSDRCAHRGFPLSAGTVLDNAITCGYHGFTYDGTGVCIHIPAQERIPKGVAVRPFPLVEKDSWIWIWMGDAEKADESKLPDTHWMSDPSCTPPRWVRTTSSNMASQWKQMVMWSRLIG
- a CDS encoding ice-binding family protein; this encodes MSRKSSTQGIRTRRVKSLVATGISFAAIGGLVVALSGVAQAASAVGLGTADSFVVLAGAGVTNTGATTLNGDIGTFPTTTITGVGSMTINGTNHAGDSVTQGAKDDLVTAYNSAAGQASTQTISADLGGTTLVSGVYTSASSLGLTGNLTLNALGDPNAVFIFQAGSTLTTASGSSVSLINGAQACNVFWQVGSSATLGTGSTFRGTILALTDITVTTGVSIEGRALARNGAVTLDTNTISRPGCSNTSSGPPSAEIVYAANIGPLAQGLVCPWGGQYNGTGLCIGSGANPLTNPSPTATPTATPTATPTATPTATPPGVIPTPTIRPVRQPVATHRPVPAAQIPLKPVGGVNTGNYSNE